From the genome of Bombus fervidus isolate BK054 chromosome 19, iyBomFerv1, whole genome shotgun sequence, one region includes:
- the Dlt gene encoding codanin-1 like protein dlt isoform X2, with translation MGELNVCFQIDTDNRENFPSAAAFQTFKNQRDSFYEIFRIWEKNHSVPGWIFQIALGSKIRTMLTLHNDAINYYHFARLFKSQLLISCIQNRQQAEVEDDESISVLKTLKNVNPKKLDQLQKRLVTPQPSKNQITEPSFPGVQEFFKDFILFAFNPIFYVHLENCLIHEIMELNDTQFNNSEIEDSETIVDERTQQNFITCLSSLRLLAKVLGFLISLPYRSESNNFKELIATQVEIRSKVVPAINLHVCLHNAIALGKLSLTVPWIAKYLAMMDTVSLRLPYYKQILELLYYIYKAVNHFDFSTSDSFISQQTAVLLKSTLSWLFELPNVPKDLYSMWQKIYKVRELRSLKQPDKYHVHQYMLLGESTVSVTSNKCSLDKLDIINERTLRICCPLVGLNVSVSNSNTNLNNYNSNKHITPVSSQLHKSAKSADIKHLELQLEEAFFGGQPASTRKTVDFVSERVASTCVKHICNTLLMASRETNLNIFREILEKKQIERQPEKFGEQRNVTDFKAIVTTDMNTLATNMSKELKEQCEISIPGICELRVTKCIESLLAEDSLTPVKEMCAKIATRLAMERIHQWIQSHIVGGSLFIKDMEVELNRFLRNNAPLHPIEEKKHNPNVMSPTTITDNLRELIWVILDNGGDSLTIMIVSTILDNLYQTLNERADLVVGPEKVLYSLSTDFALFLVAYRSDLFTPKVQEKFITVWAMNRCKTLESDSPIHRILSSRNVMLLAQPEKEEVWTVFGKFINKLIEKNVLDINSFSDQCVALFRQNWPVFLYFYL, from the exons ATGGGTGAATTAAATGTATGTTTTCAAATAGATACAGATAATCGTGAAAATTTTCCATCTGCAGCTGCTTTTCAgacatttaaaaatcaaagagATAGTTTTTATGAGATATTTAGGATATGGGAAAAAAACCATTCAGTCCCTGGATGGATATTTCAAATAGCTTTAGGAAGTAAAATAAGAACTATGTTGACACTACACAATGatgctataaattattatcattttgcAAGATTATTTAAGTCACAACTTTTGATTTCATGTATACAAAATAGGCAACAG gCAGAGGTAGAAGATGATGAAAGTATAAGTGTTTTAAAGacattgaaaaatgtaaatccGAAAAAATTGGATCAGCTTCAAAAGAGATTAGTAACTCCACAACCTTCCAAAAATCAAATTACGGAACCATCTTTCCCTGGGGTAcaagaatttttcaaagactttatattatttgcttTTAATCCAATCTTTTATGTTCAtctagaaaattgtttaatccACGAGATAATGGAATTGAACGATACTCAGTTTAACAATAGTGAAATAGAAGATTCag AAACAATAGTTGATGAGCGAAcacaacaaaattttattacttgttTATCCAGCTTAAGGCTCCTTGCAAAAGTTTTAGGTTTTCTTATATCATTACCATATAGATCAGAATCGAACAATTTTAAAGAGTTGATAGCAACTCAAGTAGAAATTAGAAGCAAA gTTGTACCAGCAATAAATTTACATGTTTGTCTACATAATGCAATAGCATTAGGAAAATTATCATTAACTGTACCTTGGATTGCAAAATACTTGGCTATGATGGATACTGTGTCTCTTCGTTTACCATATTATAAGCAAATTTTGgaacttttatattacatttataaagcTGTAAAtcattttgatttttcaaCATCTGACAGTTTTATTTCTCAACAAACAGCAGTTCTTCTTAAATCTACTTTAAGTTGGTTATTTGAATTACCAAATGTTCCAAAGGATTTGTATTCTATGTGgcaaaagatatataaagtTAGAGAATTACGAAGTTTGAAGCAACCTGATAAATATCATGTGCATCAATATATGCTATTAGGAGAGTCGACTGTGTCTGTTACATCAAATAAATGTAGTTTAGACAAATTGGACATAATTAATGAAAGAACGTTGCGCATATGTTGTCCATTGGTTGGATTAAACGTATCTGTATCAAATTCTAAtacaaatctaaataattacaaCTCAAATAAACACATTACACCAGTTTCTAGTCAACTTCACAAATCTGCTAAGAGTGCAGATATAAAGCATTTAGAG ttGCAATTGGAAGAGGCATTTTTTGGCGGACAACCAGCATCTACTCGAAAAACTGTTGATTTTGTATCAGAGCGAGTTGCGTCAACTTGTGTGaaacatatatgtaatacTTTGTTAATGGCCTCTAGAGAAACAAATCTGAATATTTTTAGGGAGATTCTGGAAAAAAAGCAAATCGAAAGACAACCTGAGAAATTCGGGGAACAACGTAACGTTACAGATTTTAAG GCAATTGTGACAACTGATATGAATACATTGGCTACGAATATGTCTAAAGAATTGAAAGAGCAGTGCGAAATATCTATACCAGGAATTTGTGAATTACGGGTAACTAAATGTATAGAATCTCTTTTAGCGGAGGATTCGTTGACACCTGTGAAAGAAATGTGTGCTAAAATTGCTACGAGATTAGCTATGGAACGTATACATCAATGGATACAATCTCACATAGTGGGTGGCtcgttatttataaaagatatgGAAGTCGaattaaatagatttttaagGAATAATGCACCACTTCATCctatcgaagaaaagaaacataatCCAAATGTTATGAGCCCAACAACTATCACTGATAACTTGAga GAACTTATATGGGTTATACTTGATAATGGTGGTGATTCTTTAACAATAATGATTGTCTCGACTATATTAGATAATTTATATCAGACTTTAAATGAAAGAGCTGATTTAGTTGTGGGGCCAGAGAAAGTTTTATATTCTCTTAGTACTGACTTTGCGTTATTTTTAG TTGCTTATCGAAGTGATCTGTTTACTCCAAAAGttcaagaaaaatttataacagtATGGGCAATGAATCGTTGTAAAACTTTGGAATCAGATTCGCCTATACATAGAATACTTAGTTCTAGAAACGTTATGCTCTTAGCTCAaccagaaaaagaagaagtttGGACAGTATTTGgaaaattcattaataaattaatagagaaaaatgttttagaTATTAACAGTTTTAGCGATCAATGTGTAGCTTTATTTAGACAGAACTGGCCTgtg tttctgtatttttatttatag
- the Dlt gene encoding codanin-1 like protein dlt isoform X1 — MGELNVCFQIDTDNRENFPSAAAFQTFKNQRDSFYEIFRIWEKNHSVPGWIFQIALGSKIRTMLTLHNDAINYYHFARLFKSQLLISCIQNRQQAEVEDDESISVLKTLKNVNPKKLDQLQKRLVTPQPSKNQITEPSFPGVQEFFKDFILFAFNPIFYVHLENCLIHEIMELNDTQFNNSEIEDSETIVDERTQQNFITCLSSLRLLAKVLGFLISLPYRSESNNFKELIATQVEIRSKVVPAINLHVCLHNAIALGKLSLTVPWIAKYLAMMDTVSLRLPYYKQILELLYYIYKAVNHFDFSTSDSFISQQTAVLLKSTLSWLFELPNVPKDLYSMWQKIYKVRELRSLKQPDKYHVHQYMLLGESTVSVTSNKCSLDKLDIINERTLRICCPLVGLNVSVSNSNTNLNNYNSNKHITPVSSQLHKSAKSADIKHLELQLEEAFFGGQPASTRKTVDFVSERVASTCVKHICNTLLMASRETNLNIFREILEKKQIERQPEKFGEQRNVTDFKAIVTTDMNTLATNMSKELKEQCEISIPGICELRVTKCIESLLAEDSLTPVKEMCAKIATRLAMERIHQWIQSHIVGGSLFIKDMEVELNRFLRNNAPLHPIEEKKHNPNVMSPTTITDNLRELIWVILDNGGDSLTIMIVSTILDNLYQTLNERADLVVGPEKVLYSLSTDFALFLVAYRSDLFTPKVQEKFITVWAMNRCKTLESDSPIHRILSSRNVMLLAQPEKEEVWTVFGKFINKLIEKNVLDINSFSDQCVALFRQNWPVPILKHLSKCLMEVITDFKASDETTEKVKYLLGWIAETYNEIEFCSDYNPID; from the exons ATGGGTGAATTAAATGTATGTTTTCAAATAGATACAGATAATCGTGAAAATTTTCCATCTGCAGCTGCTTTTCAgacatttaaaaatcaaagagATAGTTTTTATGAGATATTTAGGATATGGGAAAAAAACCATTCAGTCCCTGGATGGATATTTCAAATAGCTTTAGGAAGTAAAATAAGAACTATGTTGACACTACACAATGatgctataaattattatcattttgcAAGATTATTTAAGTCACAACTTTTGATTTCATGTATACAAAATAGGCAACAG gCAGAGGTAGAAGATGATGAAAGTATAAGTGTTTTAAAGacattgaaaaatgtaaatccGAAAAAATTGGATCAGCTTCAAAAGAGATTAGTAACTCCACAACCTTCCAAAAATCAAATTACGGAACCATCTTTCCCTGGGGTAcaagaatttttcaaagactttatattatttgcttTTAATCCAATCTTTTATGTTCAtctagaaaattgtttaatccACGAGATAATGGAATTGAACGATACTCAGTTTAACAATAGTGAAATAGAAGATTCag AAACAATAGTTGATGAGCGAAcacaacaaaattttattacttgttTATCCAGCTTAAGGCTCCTTGCAAAAGTTTTAGGTTTTCTTATATCATTACCATATAGATCAGAATCGAACAATTTTAAAGAGTTGATAGCAACTCAAGTAGAAATTAGAAGCAAA gTTGTACCAGCAATAAATTTACATGTTTGTCTACATAATGCAATAGCATTAGGAAAATTATCATTAACTGTACCTTGGATTGCAAAATACTTGGCTATGATGGATACTGTGTCTCTTCGTTTACCATATTATAAGCAAATTTTGgaacttttatattacatttataaagcTGTAAAtcattttgatttttcaaCATCTGACAGTTTTATTTCTCAACAAACAGCAGTTCTTCTTAAATCTACTTTAAGTTGGTTATTTGAATTACCAAATGTTCCAAAGGATTTGTATTCTATGTGgcaaaagatatataaagtTAGAGAATTACGAAGTTTGAAGCAACCTGATAAATATCATGTGCATCAATATATGCTATTAGGAGAGTCGACTGTGTCTGTTACATCAAATAAATGTAGTTTAGACAAATTGGACATAATTAATGAAAGAACGTTGCGCATATGTTGTCCATTGGTTGGATTAAACGTATCTGTATCAAATTCTAAtacaaatctaaataattacaaCTCAAATAAACACATTACACCAGTTTCTAGTCAACTTCACAAATCTGCTAAGAGTGCAGATATAAAGCATTTAGAG ttGCAATTGGAAGAGGCATTTTTTGGCGGACAACCAGCATCTACTCGAAAAACTGTTGATTTTGTATCAGAGCGAGTTGCGTCAACTTGTGTGaaacatatatgtaatacTTTGTTAATGGCCTCTAGAGAAACAAATCTGAATATTTTTAGGGAGATTCTGGAAAAAAAGCAAATCGAAAGACAACCTGAGAAATTCGGGGAACAACGTAACGTTACAGATTTTAAG GCAATTGTGACAACTGATATGAATACATTGGCTACGAATATGTCTAAAGAATTGAAAGAGCAGTGCGAAATATCTATACCAGGAATTTGTGAATTACGGGTAACTAAATGTATAGAATCTCTTTTAGCGGAGGATTCGTTGACACCTGTGAAAGAAATGTGTGCTAAAATTGCTACGAGATTAGCTATGGAACGTATACATCAATGGATACAATCTCACATAGTGGGTGGCtcgttatttataaaagatatgGAAGTCGaattaaatagatttttaagGAATAATGCACCACTTCATCctatcgaagaaaagaaacataatCCAAATGTTATGAGCCCAACAACTATCACTGATAACTTGAga GAACTTATATGGGTTATACTTGATAATGGTGGTGATTCTTTAACAATAATGATTGTCTCGACTATATTAGATAATTTATATCAGACTTTAAATGAAAGAGCTGATTTAGTTGTGGGGCCAGAGAAAGTTTTATATTCTCTTAGTACTGACTTTGCGTTATTTTTAG TTGCTTATCGAAGTGATCTGTTTACTCCAAAAGttcaagaaaaatttataacagtATGGGCAATGAATCGTTGTAAAACTTTGGAATCAGATTCGCCTATACATAGAATACTTAGTTCTAGAAACGTTATGCTCTTAGCTCAaccagaaaaagaagaagtttGGACAGTATTTGgaaaattcattaataaattaatagagaaaaatgttttagaTATTAACAGTTTTAGCGATCAATGTGTAGCTTTATTTAGACAGAACTGGCCTgtg ccTATATTGAAGCATCTATCAAAATGTTTAATGGAGGTTATAACAGATTTCAAAGCATCAGATGAAACAACagagaaagtaaaatatcTACTTGGTTGGATAgctgaaacgtataacgagatagaGTTTTGCAGTGATTACAATCCCATAGACTGA